The Lathyrus oleraceus cultivar Zhongwan6 chromosome 5, CAAS_Psat_ZW6_1.0, whole genome shotgun sequence genome includes the window actaagttgagaaacaagatggatggtgggtttcttggagatagcatgataatatatattgaaagggagattagtgcaagcattagttcggagtcaattattgacgatttcaagtcactcgaaacgcgtaaagcattactttaaggtagttttaagtcatgtaatttaaattttttagtaattaactttgtatttattttaaatttaatgttttatttaaaatactatttacattttatttataatctttattttgCGTTAGCGCccatcccaaatttttttatttgGCTCCGCCATTGATGATGCAGGCATATATAGTATGCTTGATGGTGTCCATATGCCAAGCACGCGTTGGGCCAGGTATAACTGCAAATCGAGattgaagcactccaaatgccCGCTCCACATCTTTTCTAGCCGATTCTTGATGTTGAGCaaataattttttcttttctcCCTGTGGCATTGAAATGGTCTTGACAAATGTAGCCCACTCAGGATATATACCATCTGCTAAATAATATCCCATATTATATGGTGTCCCATTGATTGTATATTGCACATTGGGAGCATGTCCTTCCAAAATATCGTTAAACACGTTGGATTGGTTTAGCACATTAATGTCATTGTTTGAACCTGCAATACCAAAGAAAGCATGTCAAATCCATAAGTCTTGTGATGCCACTGCTTCAAGCATGATTGTGGGCTTACCATGATCACCTCGACAAAATTGTCCCTTCCATGCAACAGGACAATTTTTCCATACCCAATGCATACAATCAATGGAACCCAACATACCTGGAAAGCCACGTGACTCTCCCATTTGTAAAAGATGTTCAACATCAGTGTTGTTAGGTTTTCTCAAATACTCTGCCCCAAATACAACATTCACGCCCTTAACAAATCTTTGTAAGCACTCAATTGAAGTGCTTTCACCGATTCGAACATATTCGTCTACAAGGTCAGCAGGAGACCCATACGCCAGCATACGAATAGCAGTTGTACATTTCTGCAATGGTGAAAGACCCATTTTACCAGTTGCATCGACCCTCATTTGGAAATATTCATCATAATTGCCAAGGGCATCTACAATTCGAAGAAATACATGCCTATGCATTCTGAACCTTCTTCGGAATTGAACATCTGTGTATACTGGGTTTTTCGAGAAGTAGTCATTGAATAATCGATTGTGCCCTTCTTCGCGACCTCGATCTATAGTTGTTCTTCTCTTTCGCCTAGAAGAACTCCCAGAAttctgaagttgttgttcttCATCACTGTCGTCCATAAATTCTTCTTCAACCAACGCCCAAAATTCTTGATCGTTATTATCTGAATTGTCTGAATCCATTGTAGTTAGTAAAGAatgagagaaaaatgagagatATGTGGTAAATATGAGAATGATAAAATAATGACATAAGTGGTAGTATATATAATGGTTTGAATAATGGCTAGTTTGAATAACGGCTAGTTTAATTTAAAGTAGTACTAATGACCATTTCACATAGGTGTTGATAAAATAAAGTGGTACTAATGACCATTTTACATAGGTGTTGATAAAATAAAGTGGTACTAATGACCATTTTACATAAGTGATATTAACTACattccatatttttttttcatctTATTACAATATTTTTCATGAATATCTCGTTGACTATCGCTCACAGTAGAAGTGTCCTTCATCATGATTTGTATTACCTTTAATTCTATCTCGTCCTCCTTAAATTGTGCAAGTCTTTCCATGCATTCTGCTCTTTTATTCCTTGCATCTTGCGTTGCATTTGGAATTTCTGATGCCTTACCCttcctttttgttgctttttgTCCCATTGGACGCTCCATTGGTGATGATGAGTTAAACTTATAACTTGAATTTGTATCTGGGTTCTCCGATGATGCCCTACTAGTAGAAGTATTTGTTATTTTTGAAGAACTTCCAATCGATTCTCCGACGATGCACCATTTAGCTTCATCTTTTAACAATCGCCATGCGTACTCAAGATTGAATGTTGTACCTTGATCCTAAGCAAAAAAAGCATGTGCATCTGACATGATATCCAACTCTGATGTCCCATTTTTCTTTCCTTTAACAGCATTTTTGTAACACCCAACAAATTTTTGAATCATGCCATTTATTCGATGCCATCGACATTTTAATTGTCCCCCTGACTTTTCCCGCGATTGCCCACGATATTGGTTATAACTAGCAGCGATTCTTAACCAAAAATTCTCAGCCTTTTGATCAACCCCCACAATTGGATCCTTTGAAACATTGAGCCATGATTGGATAAGTAGTATATCCTCATCCCTTGTAAATTGCTCTCGAGATTTTTTTTTAACGACAACCCTTTCTTCTTTTTCGGTACCAACTTGAGTAGAAAATGGTGGAACTTGAGTAGAGAATTCCATACTATTAGAATTCATTTGAGGTCTAGGAAACATATTTGGATTGTTTGGTGATGGAAGAAATATGGCGGGATTTGTTGGCACCGATGGAATTTGAGCATTTTGAGGATTAGGATTTTGATAATTTTGCATGTAATTGAAGAAAGCTTGTTGATAATGAAAATGATTAGGATCCATTTGAGAATAAAT containing:
- the LOC127079430 gene encoding uncharacterized protein LOC127079430, whose protein sequence is MDSDNSDNNDQEFWALVEEEFMDDSDEEQQLQNSGSSSRRKRRTTIDRGREEGHNRLFNDYFSKNPVYTDVQFRRRFRMHRHVFLRIVDALGNYDEYFQMRVDATGKMGLSPLQKCTTAIRMLAYGSPADLVDEYVRIGESTSIECLQRFVKGVNVVFGAEYLRKPNNTDVEHLLQMGESRGFPGMLGSIDCMHWVWKNCPVAWKGQFCRGDHGKPTIMLEAVASQDLWI